A window from Malania oleifera isolate guangnan ecotype guangnan chromosome 7, ASM2987363v1, whole genome shotgun sequence encodes these proteins:
- the LOC131160797 gene encoding PHD finger protein MALE MEIOCYTE DEATH 1, whose amino-acid sequence MSIPIFESCKKRKRMPKLFAFHTFAEPGCPIKPTGPFRDNIRLFLRECAELEDYNVEGMPTWCTLLVSETRNFVVPLYTIEESVNNSARPLCDHCRCTGWSHHYVSKRKYHVIIPADDEWNKPLHDGVFDVQTHLLHGLLHCNGFGHLLCINGIEGGSKFLCGREIMDLWDRVCINLRARKITVEDVSKKWSMDLRLLHGVAYGHPWFGRWDYRFCHGNFGVMEHNYDRAIEVLSTLQLCKIIQDFRSTDKYKEIKQIIWYYRDLSETQLITMGELLRFMLAVKSQASSRRKLIITGFASSLSRPPTKAVPQNKPLVKEKSVRCRKFSTVITNMDSRWPSRRLEYAAEIIVNALKEKKADRSSHGGMTRQEVRDAARLHIGDTGLLDYVLKSMNNVIVGSYIVRRAVNPSNRVLEYSIQELANGVLVNETEPEAESEPGFVPEPTPVPTRVAGADVYSDMIYLYTNILFEYPESDTVELATQVVLDTKHFVKEWPFRDEDDQLLRFICRIMPSLSDDGTELTAIREFQSPPPSEFISVPLHATLGELKRAIETALRDTYCTMDQFVVTEIENTEGMEDGEVLFGAVESGSEVWARGYGIDLGAELRYEGGTDNWTVRCECGARDDDGERMVACDICEVWQHTRCIGIEDADAVPPLYVCNRCCASLVPQKTQPSFGFECAGSLLLHPMADYGNELLYEQCLDWKM is encoded by the exons ATGTCAATTCCAATCTTCGAGTCCTGCAAGAAGAGAAAGAGAATGCCGAAGCTCTTCGCGTTCCATACATTTGCAGAGCCGGGCTGCCCGATCAAACCCACCGGCCCATTTCGCGACAACATTCGTCTTTTTCTTCGAGAATGCGCCGAGCTCGAGGACTATAATGTCGAAGGGATGCCTACATGGTGCACCCTCCTGGTCAGCGAGACCAGAAACTTCGTCGTTCCCCTGTACACCATCGAAGAAAGCGTGAATAACTCTGCGCGACCTCTCTGTGATCACTGCAGATGCACTG GCTGGAGCCATCACTATGTGTCAAAAAGAAAGTATCATGTGATCATTCCGGCAGATGATGAGTGGAATAAACCCCTGCATGATGGTGTTTTCGATGTTCAAACCCATTTGCTACATGGATTGTTGCATTGCAATGGGTTTGGTCATTTGCTTTGCATCAATGGGATTGAAGGGGGTTCTAAGTTTCTTTGCGGCAGAGAGATCATGGACCTATGGGACCGAGTCTGCATAAATCTTAGGgctag AAAAATTACAGTAGAAGATGTCTCAAAGAAGTGGTCAATGGATCTTCGGTTGCTACACGGAGTTGCGTATGGACATCCGTGGTTCGGGAGATGGGATTACAGGTTTTGTCATGGAAACTTTGGAGTGATGGAGCACAACTACGACAGAGCAATTGAAGTTCTCAGCACACTGCAGCTCTGTAAGATTATCCAAGATTTCAGGAGCACGGACAAATACAAAGAGATCAAGCAAATTATTTGGTACTACAGAGATTTAAGTGAAACCCAGTTGATCACAATGGGGGAACTTCTCAGATTCATGCTGGCTGTCAAGTCACAAGCATCTTCACGAAGAAAATTGATCATTACTGGTTTCGCCTCCTCTTTGTCGAGACCGCCAACTAAAGCAGTCCCACAGAACAAGCCATTGGTGAAGGAAAAGTCGGTAAGATGTAGAAAATTTTCCACTGTAATTACTAATATGGATAGCAGGTGGCCTTCAAGAAGATTGGAATATGCAGCAGAAATCATTGTTAATGCGTTGAAGGAAAAGAAAGCAGACAGGTCTAGCCATGGCGGGATGACCAGACAGGAAGTACGAGATGCTGCTCGGTTGCACATTGGTGACACAGGCTTGCTGGATTATGTTCTAAAATCAATGAACAATGTTATTGTAGGAAGTTACATTGTCCGCCGGGCTGTCAACCCTTCAAACCGAGTTTTGGAATACTCAATTCAAGAGCTTGCGAATGGTGTTTTGGTCAATGAAACAGAACCAGAAGCGGAATCAGAACCAGGATTTGTTCCTGAGCCAACTCCAGTTCCTACTAGAGTGGCTGGAGCTGATGTTTATAGTGATATGATCTACTTGTATACAAACATATTGTTTGAATACCCTGAATCGGATACTGTTGAATTGGCAACCCAGGTTGTTTTGGATACTAAGCACTTTGTGAAGGAGTGGCCTTTTAGGGATGAGGACGATCAATTACTGAGGTTCATTTGCAGAATAATGCCAAGTCTGAGTGATGACGGAACTGAATTGACTGCTATAAGGGAATTTCAGTCACCACCCCCCAGTGAGTTCATTTCTGTTCCGCTGCATGCAACATTAGGTGAGCTGAAGCGAGCCATTGAGACAGCATTGAGGGACACCTACTGCACTATGGATCAGTTTGTGGTCACAGAGATTGAAAATACTGAGGGGATGGAGGATGGGGAAGTGCTGTTTGGTGCAGTGGAGTCTGGTTCAGAAGTTTGGGCGAGGGGATACGGGATCGATTTGGGCGCTGAGTTGAGGTATGAAGGTGGGACGGACAATTGGACTGTTCGATGTGAGTGTGGAGCACGCGATGACGATGGGGAGAGGATGGTGGCATGTGACATTTGCGAGGTTTGGCAGCACACTCGCTGCATTGGCATTGAGGATGCAGATGCTGTTCCGCCACTTTATGTGTGCAATAGGTGTTGTGCTTCGCTTGTGCCCCAAAAAACCCAGCCTAGCTTTGGGTTTGAGTGTGCTGGTTCCCTTCTACTTCATCCAATGGCAGACTATGGGAATGAGCTCCTGTACGAACAATGTTTGGATTGGAAGATGTAA
- the LOC131160476 gene encoding protein RGF1 INDUCIBLE TRANSCRIPTION FACTOR 1-like, whose protein sequence is MILATVRLRSSTVHLNRKGKIMNPFYSGAAPQIENDIRQTTEKPEWLEAFLNKTFFGGCSTHQVRRNDLNKYCINCDCPVCQYCISSGGHRQHKQLKIYRHVYKDVVPLNDMEKHIDCSKIQPYKSNKQLVIALNPLPHSGPMSNEEASCNVCKRRLNEPENYRYCSIACKVMAFSRKSSSSDPPFLAPRPAPPKEKRKPAWKVGRPANRRKGVPHRAPLF, encoded by the exons ATGATCTTGGCTACTGTGAGACTTAGGTCAAGTACTGTTCATTTGAATAGAAAGGGCAAAATTATGAACCCCTTTTACTCCGGAGCAGCACCTCAG ATTGAGAATGATATTCGTCAAACGACAGAAAAACCAGAATGGCTTGAAGCGTTTTTGAACAAAACCTTTTTTGGTGGTTGCTCAACTCATCAAGTTCGAAGAAATGACCTAAATAAGTATTGTATCAACTGTGACTGTCCTGTTTGCCAGTATTGTATTTCTTCAGGTGGCCATCGCCAGCACAAGCAACTTAAAATCTATAGACACGTGTATAAAGATGTTGTACCTTTAAATGATATGGAGAAGCATATTGACTGCTCAAAGATTCAG CCATACAAATCCAACAAGCAACTGGTCATAGCTCTGAATCCTCTGCCTCACTCCGGTCCAATGTCAAATGAGGAGGCATCGTGCAATGTCTGCAAGAGAAGATTGAACGAGCCAGAGAACTATCGCTACTGTTCGATAGCTTGCAAG GTCATGGCATTTTCAAGAAAGAGCAGCAGCTCTGATCCACCCTTTCTTGCTCCACGACCTGCCCCGCCAAAGGAAAAGCGAAAGCCGGCTTGGAAAGTGGGGAGACCAGCAAATCGTAGAAAGGGAGTACCCCACAGGGCACCTCTGTTCTAA